The Geoglobus acetivorans genome window below encodes:
- a CDS encoding acetate--CoA ligase family protein: MKYIPEHEAKEILENYGIKSSKTVFCVSEDEAVRAARQIGFPVVMKVASRKIVHKSDAGGVILGIDSEEAVREAFRKLMSIDGAEGVTVQETLSGIEFIVGGGENEHFGSYVMFGLGGIFAEVLRDVSYRLAPLSRKDAEEMIREIRGYRVLEGYRGFRADVDSIAELLVNVSRLVEDEEILELDLNPVFASESGCYVADARMVVGKRGDFSYSLEDIGFLFNPESVAVIGASRHVGKPGYNILWNMKQHGFRGKIYPVNPNAKEILGFKCYPSVLDIPDNVDVAIIGVPARIVPRIMRECAEKGIKGVVIVSSGFSEESEEGRELEREVLEIARSAGIRIFGPNTTGVLNTDNGFITTFALLPVVRAGRIGVIAQTGLFLGVMMEMVVSNHPSIGFSKVIGMGNKADVEDYEVLNYLLSDEKTDVVGMYIEGLRNGRAFFDVARNADKPVVVFKSGRTEYGKKAALSHTASMTGDDDIFNAAVKQANMVRVYSFDELFNVSKALSLQPLPKGKNVAVVHYTGSGCVQAADTVYLNNLNLAKLGEKTVRKIRRVTPEWHQVNNPVDIWPMVEYHGSHNAYNTVIEALMTDQNVDSLIVAIFASGFGGLGENYRPDFKWIKSYGKPVYFVIEGRRDIVFELKNEYEINGIPVYPNAITAVEVLGKVTQYALRRSSLQ, encoded by the coding sequence TCCCGTCGTGATGAAGGTCGCCTCCAGAAAAATCGTTCACAAAAGCGATGCTGGAGGGGTCATTCTTGGAATTGATAGCGAGGAGGCAGTGAGGGAGGCGTTCAGAAAGCTTATGTCCATTGACGGAGCGGAGGGAGTAACAGTCCAGGAGACTCTGAGTGGGATCGAGTTTATTGTTGGTGGCGGGGAGAATGAGCATTTTGGAAGTTATGTGATGTTCGGACTTGGAGGGATTTTTGCAGAGGTTTTGAGGGATGTCTCCTACCGGCTTGCACCACTGAGCAGAAAAGATGCGGAGGAGATGATCAGGGAGATAAGAGGATACAGGGTGCTTGAGGGATACAGGGGTTTCAGGGCGGATGTGGACTCAATTGCCGAGCTTCTTGTGAACGTGAGCAGACTCGTGGAGGATGAAGAAATCCTTGAGCTTGACCTGAATCCGGTCTTTGCCAGTGAAAGTGGTTGTTATGTGGCAGATGCGAGAATGGTCGTCGGGAAGAGGGGAGACTTTTCATACTCTCTTGAGGACATAGGCTTCCTTTTCAATCCGGAAAGCGTAGCAGTTATCGGCGCATCGAGGCACGTGGGAAAGCCGGGATACAACATTTTGTGGAACATGAAACAGCACGGATTCCGCGGAAAGATCTATCCCGTGAACCCAAACGCAAAGGAGATTCTTGGCTTTAAGTGCTACCCCTCGGTGCTTGATATCCCCGATAATGTGGATGTTGCCATAATCGGTGTTCCCGCGAGAATAGTTCCCAGGATAATGCGGGAATGCGCTGAAAAGGGAATTAAGGGTGTGGTGATCGTAAGCTCGGGATTCAGCGAGGAGAGTGAGGAGGGAAGGGAGCTTGAGAGAGAAGTCCTCGAGATTGCGAGAAGTGCCGGAATAAGAATCTTCGGTCCAAACACAACCGGAGTCCTCAACACGGACAACGGGTTCATAACGACGTTTGCTCTTCTTCCCGTGGTCAGAGCTGGAAGGATTGGAGTTATTGCCCAGACAGGACTTTTCCTCGGGGTAATGATGGAAATGGTCGTCTCCAACCATCCCAGCATAGGCTTCAGCAAGGTCATCGGCATGGGGAACAAGGCAGACGTTGAGGACTACGAGGTTCTGAATTACCTTCTCTCCGATGAGAAAACGGACGTTGTCGGAATGTACATAGAGGGTTTGAGGAACGGAAGGGCTTTTTTTGATGTTGCAAGGAATGCAGACAAGCCGGTGGTGGTTTTCAAGAGCGGAAGGACTGAGTACGGGAAAAAAGCCGCTCTCAGCCATACAGCATCCATGACAGGAGATGATGATATCTTCAATGCCGCTGTAAAGCAGGCAAATATGGTTAGAGTATACAGCTTCGACGAACTATTCAACGTTTCTAAAGCACTGTCCCTGCAGCCCCTGCCGAAGGGTAAAAACGTGGCTGTCGTACATTACACCGGCTCTGGATGCGTCCAGGCTGCTGATACCGTGTATCTGAACAACCTGAATCTCGCAAAGCTTGGGGAGAAGACTGTCAGAAAGATAAGGCGGGTAACCCCTGAGTGGCATCAGGTGAACAACCCTGTCGACATCTGGCCCATGGTCGAGTACCATGGCTCTCACAACGCATACAATACTGTGATTGAGGCTCTGATGACTGATCAGAATGTCGACTCGCTGATCGTTGCAATATTTGCCAGCGGGTTTGGCGGTCTTGGAGAGAACTACAGGCCCGACTTCAAGTGGATAAAGTCCTACGGGAAGCCGGTTTACTTTGTTATCGAAGGCAGAAGAGACATAGTGTTTGAGCTGAAAAACGAATACGAGATCAACGGAATTCCCGTGTATCCAAACGCCATCACTGCTGTAGAAGTTCTCGGGAAGGTTACACAGTATGCTCTTAGGAGATCATCCCTCCAGTGA
- a CDS encoding EamA family transporter, with translation MLHYVLLFAGVLAVSTASIFAVLANAPGIAASFWRFLISGIVMGTYYRTFGFRKDVLRYSAIAGLALALHMVSWIESLFRASVALSTAIVCTHSIFSGIFASFAGEKFRLREVAGIFVALVGIFLLSGADTYAEPAGIVLAFIGAISGGLYFSLARFSQSVSFHDYVVSTYIMAAVFSGLAAFILGVSLTDYSTETFSYFVLLAIIPMSFGHTILNYLIRRMKVVVVTGSVLGEVAGSALLAAVFLGQVLTPLAYLYLLIILVGIYLTMG, from the coding sequence ATGCTGCACTACGTCCTGCTTTTTGCGGGTGTCCTTGCAGTCTCAACAGCCTCCATATTTGCAGTCCTCGCAAATGCTCCCGGAATAGCTGCGAGTTTCTGGAGGTTTCTGATCTCGGGAATTGTGATGGGAACATATTACAGAACGTTTGGCTTCAGAAAAGATGTGCTCAGGTATTCTGCCATTGCCGGGCTTGCTCTTGCTCTCCACATGGTTTCATGGATAGAATCGCTTTTTCGTGCATCTGTTGCTCTCAGCACAGCTATCGTGTGCACACACTCCATATTTTCAGGGATTTTTGCATCGTTTGCGGGAGAGAAGTTCAGATTGCGTGAAGTTGCCGGCATTTTTGTGGCACTGGTGGGAATCTTCCTTCTCAGCGGGGCGGACACGTATGCAGAACCTGCTGGCATAGTTCTTGCCTTCATTGGAGCAATATCCGGCGGACTGTATTTTTCCCTTGCACGATTCTCTCAGTCCGTCAGCTTCCACGATTATGTCGTCTCCACGTACATCATGGCGGCCGTCTTCTCAGGCCTGGCGGCCTTTATTTTAGGAGTAAGTCTAACTGATTATTCGACAGAAACGTTTTCCTATTTTGTTCTCCTGGCGATAATCCCCATGAGTTTCGGACACACGATTCTGAACTACCTCATAAGACGGATGAAGGTTGTCGTTGTAACGGGGAGCGTGCTGGGAGAAGTGGCGGGATCGGCACTGCTGGCGGCTGTTTTTCTTGGCCAGGTGCTAACACCTCTGGCCTATCTGTATCTGCTGATAATACTGGTGGGAATTTACCTCACAATGGGGTAG
- a CDS encoding helix-turn-helix domain-containing protein, whose amino-acid sequence MYVLTIDMLQYDCPFVNTSDDLDVFYFGTYWDFSPSSFIIRGYIISKDSDELQNAIQALQTQPKFHRLDFLSKERNKASVRVEIDYTDAMKAIRKNRGYIVGPFHVRNGSELWQVGFDTKDDVENALRDLEENNQFVIRNQNRITVEDFSRIISYSSVLADLMRAIDELTLTEKSILKAAIRHGFYEDPRKINITKLAREFGISKAGISKNIRRAEKKVLSHIERIISIRHE is encoded by the coding sequence ATGTATGTCCTGACAATAGATATGCTGCAGTACGACTGTCCGTTCGTAAACACGTCCGATGACCTGGACGTTTTTTACTTCGGGACCTACTGGGATTTTTCACCCTCATCCTTCATCATTCGTGGATACATAATTTCAAAAGATTCTGATGAGCTTCAAAATGCCATTCAGGCACTTCAGACTCAGCCAAAGTTTCACAGACTCGATTTTCTCTCGAAGGAAAGAAACAAAGCCTCTGTGAGAGTTGAAATAGATTACACCGATGCAATGAAGGCCATAAGAAAAAACCGGGGGTACATAGTTGGACCGTTCCACGTAAGAAATGGTAGTGAACTCTGGCAGGTTGGCTTTGACACAAAGGATGATGTTGAAAACGCTTTGAGAGACCTCGAGGAGAACAATCAGTTTGTTATCCGGAATCAGAATCGGATAACTGTTGAGGACTTTTCGAGGATCATAAGCTATTCGTCGGTTCTGGCGGACCTCATGAGGGCGATCGATGAACTGACTCTGACGGAGAAGTCAATCCTCAAAGCTGCAATTCGCCACGGGTTTTACGAAGACCCCCGAAAAATCAACATAACGAAACTTGCCAGGGAATTCGGAATATCCAAGGCAGGAATCTCCAAGAACATAAGGCGGGCCGAAAAGAAGGTTCTATCTCACATAGAAAGGATTATCTCCATCAGGCATGAGTGA
- a CDS encoding sodium:solute symporter family transporter has protein sequence MSDPVTVAVVIGYFVLTFAIGVYAVKRVKTAEHYFGASKLFGAFVTSIAAFASIMSGFGFVGGPGLVYALGATSLWITLAAPVSFGLGWFIIGKRVRLIAETRTIATLPDLAAARFKSDAVRGLLAIGLVLGVIAYLGTQVMAGGYVVSGLLGVNLETAIIIIFGITMVYTAVAGMAASILTDFFQGLIMVVAAIGVLIFALTMTGGTEGLFTTIGQKDPTLIDPLGRGTWVLVLMWFFVFALGGLGQPHLATKFYALKSHRDLKWGALISGGSYMLSSLLWIFVGYAALWLVIGGQIPALQKPDQAAIAFLGQLPTWMSALVYAGLLAAIMSTASGFIAIGTAAIVRDLPMAFGKELDISKQMWWGRVVTVLLSVFAVVLGYYGKYLVAILGALGWGYFASATLPLLAVGLNWKRATREGAIASLSVALLLNIGFLFYEKVLGMKLPYAMPSYGVSIIVALLVMIAVSLFTKGAAEDDLDPDIRAAIEA, from the coding sequence ATGAGTGATCCGGTTACAGTTGCCGTTGTTATTGGTTACTTTGTGCTGACATTCGCTATAGGGGTTTATGCTGTTAAGCGGGTGAAGACAGCGGAACACTACTTCGGTGCGAGCAAACTGTTCGGAGCTTTCGTAACGTCCATAGCTGCCTTCGCGTCCATAATGAGTGGTTTTGGTTTCGTTGGCGGGCCGGGGCTTGTTTACGCTCTTGGAGCCACATCTCTCTGGATAACTCTCGCCGCCCCGGTGAGCTTTGGACTCGGGTGGTTCATTATAGGCAAGAGAGTGAGGCTGATAGCTGAAACTCGAACGATTGCAACACTGCCCGACCTTGCAGCGGCAAGGTTCAAGAGCGATGCGGTCAGGGGTTTGCTGGCAATCGGTCTGGTTCTCGGAGTTATAGCATACCTCGGGACACAGGTCATGGCAGGAGGTTATGTTGTTTCCGGCCTCCTTGGCGTTAACCTCGAAACGGCCATCATAATCATCTTCGGAATAACCATGGTCTACACGGCAGTGGCGGGGATGGCAGCCAGCATTCTCACAGACTTCTTCCAGGGATTGATAATGGTCGTTGCGGCCATCGGTGTGCTGATATTTGCCCTGACGATGACCGGCGGGACTGAAGGTCTTTTCACGACGATCGGTCAGAAGGATCCCACCCTGATCGACCCCCTCGGAAGGGGAACCTGGGTCCTCGTTTTGATGTGGTTCTTTGTCTTTGCACTCGGCGGACTTGGCCAGCCGCATCTTGCAACCAAGTTTTATGCCCTGAAAAGTCACAGGGACCTGAAATGGGGGGCGCTGATCAGCGGTGGCAGCTACATGCTCTCCAGCCTTCTCTGGATATTTGTCGGCTATGCTGCTCTCTGGCTTGTGATCGGCGGACAAATTCCGGCTCTTCAGAAACCGGATCAGGCTGCCATAGCATTTCTCGGACAGCTACCAACGTGGATGAGTGCGCTGGTTTACGCCGGTCTTCTTGCAGCGATAATGTCCACGGCAAGCGGCTTCATTGCAATCGGCACGGCAGCAATCGTCCGAGACCTTCCCATGGCTTTTGGAAAGGAGCTTGATATTTCAAAGCAGATGTGGTGGGGAAGGGTTGTAACCGTGCTTCTCTCGGTATTTGCGGTTGTCCTGGGGTATTACGGAAAGTACCTGGTGGCCATACTTGGCGCTTTAGGCTGGGGATACTTCGCCTCTGCAACACTGCCACTTCTGGCAGTTGGCCTGAACTGGAAGAGGGCAACGAGAGAAGGAGCGATAGCGAGTCTTTCGGTGGCGCTTCTGCTGAACATAGGCTTCCTGTTCTACGAGAAGGTCCTCGGAATGAAGCTTCCGTATGCCATGCCAAGCTACGGTGTGAGCATAATTGTGGCACTGCTGGTCATGATTGCTGTGTCTCTCTTCACGAAGGGTGCTGCTGAGGATGACCTCGATCCGGACATCAGGGCCGCAATTGAGGCCTAA
- a CDS encoding DUF365 domain-containing protein, translated as MEKIVGVTYPIPKRFMDRFFRDGKDVFVKPATVWKQLKPGMKFVFYQSHEDTGFVGEAKIKMILLQEDPMKFFEIYGDRIFLTRKELKEYLKSQERWRSGWKSRGKEKKKLWMAIELEDIKKYDKPVKPKRFVPVGGQYLRE; from the coding sequence ATGGAGAAAATTGTGGGCGTAACCTACCCAATTCCTAAGCGGTTCATGGACCGCTTTTTCAGGGATGGTAAGGACGTGTTTGTTAAACCTGCAACCGTGTGGAAGCAGCTCAAACCGGGAATGAAGTTCGTTTTTTATCAATCCCACGAGGATACGGGGTTTGTTGGTGAGGCTAAAATCAAAATGATTCTCCTGCAGGAAGATCCGATGAAGTTCTTCGAGATTTATGGGGATAGAATTTTTCTGACGAGGAAGGAGCTCAAAGAGTATCTGAAGTCCCAGGAAAGGTGGAGATCCGGATGGAAAAGCAGAGGTAAAGAAAAGAAAAAGCTCTGGATGGCTATAGAGCTTGAAGACATTAAGAAATACGATAAGCCGGTAAAGCCGAAGAGGTTTGTGCCTGTTGGGGGGCAGTATCTGAGAGAATGA
- a CDS encoding type II toxin-antitoxin system HicB family antitoxin — protein sequence MSTHEYTIGIFYSEEDEGYIAVVPELPGCSAFGETEEEALREIKTAIELWIEAAKKEGRRCQSL from the coding sequence ATGAGCACGCACGAATATACGATTGGGATATTCTACAGCGAGGAGGATGAGGGTTACATCGCTGTAGTTCCCGAGCTGCCGGGCTGCTCTGCCTTTGGCGAGACTGAGGAGGAGGCTTTGAGGGAGATCAAGACTGCCATTGAGTTATGGATCGAAGCTGCAAAGAAGGAAGGCAGGAGATGCCAAAGCCTATGA
- a CDS encoding DUF2283 domain-containing protein, whose product MAEEVKKIVDAIPVLLEFPTGRFHVDYDREADVLYISFERLQKATDTEVTDEGILLRFRDDKLVGITILNASRFKVKV is encoded by the coding sequence ATGGCAGAAGAAGTGAAAAAGATTGTTGACGCAATACCAGTGCTTCTGGAATTTCCTACAGGAAGATTCCATGTGGATTATGATAGAGAAGCCGATGTTCTGTATATCAGTTTTGAAAGACTTCAGAAAGCCACAGATACTGAAGTTACTGATGAAGGTATTCTGCTGAGATTCAGAGATGATAAGCTCGTGGGCATAACCATCCTCAATGCGAGCAGGTTCAAAGTGAAGGTATGA
- a CDS encoding EVE domain-containing protein: MTCWLCITNEDNWKVIRQKNIWGVPERHKNTIAKVKPGDKLLIYLKQEKNKDEIKEPRIVAVYEAVSEVFKDSNRIFKSPKGMGNETFPLRIKLKPVKIFDKPVEFKPLIPKLRFITNKKKWSGHLMGKAMREIPGEDYELIVSVAK; encoded by the coding sequence ATGACCTGCTGGCTCTGCATAACCAACGAAGATAACTGGAAAGTTATCAGGCAGAAAAACATCTGGGGCGTTCCTGAGAGGCACAAAAACACCATAGCCAAGGTAAAACCGGGAGATAAGCTGCTCATCTACCTGAAACAGGAGAAAAATAAAGACGAAATCAAAGAACCGAGAATTGTAGCTGTTTATGAAGCTGTTTCCGAAGTTTTCAAAGATTCGAACAGGATTTTCAAGTCTCCAAAAGGCATGGGAAATGAAACTTTCCCTCTGAGAATCAAGCTCAAACCGGTAAAAATCTTCGATAAGCCTGTTGAATTCAAACCCCTGATTCCAAAGCTGAGGTTCATCACCAACAAGAAAAAGTGGAGCGGGCACCTGATGGGCAAGGCGATGAGGGAGATTCCAGGGGAGGATTACGAGCTAATCGTGAGTGTGGCAAAATGA
- a CDS encoding PIN domain-containing protein — translation MEINREVVSISNDFVQKYGLLPNDALILAACKHYELDALASLDTDYEEACRNEGITFISDVENLR, via the coding sequence TTGGAGATCAATAGAGAGGTCGTGAGCATTTCAAATGATTTCGTCCAAAAATACGGGTTGCTCCCAAATGATGCTCTAATTTTGGCAGCCTGCAAGCACTACGAACTGGATGCACTGGCGAGTCTCGATACTGATTACGAAGAAGCCTGCAGGAATGAGGGCATTACATTCATCTCAGATGTTGAAAATCTGAGATAG